aaactcactctcctgctacagctgtttttttatgtttttttacagctgtagcaggagagtgagtttgtgtgtaggagggtggagggtgagaaaacctggatttgtgctggaaatggcccaacttgatgatcactttagataagctattaccagcaggacagtggggtgggaggaggtattgtttcatgatctctgtgtgtatataatatctgctgcagtttccacggtatgcatccgatgaagtgagctgtagctcacgaaagctcatgctcaaataaattggttagtctctaaggtgccacaagtactccttttctttttgcgaatacagactaacacggcatttactctgaaacctgtccactGACTTAGTGGAGTTAGTGTGGACTTACCACTATACATACAGCATTctgcataaaaaaaaatcacacaccatATTTTTATGGGGACAATAATGTCATCAGTTcattgtatttggaaaaaaaaaacacagataaAACCATGTTCATCAGAGAAACACAGACATTTTATTCTTGTTGAATAACCTCCACCCAGTCAGTTTCCTCAGGGAAGCTTTGATTTCCTTGTTCCTTATGCTGTAGATGATCGGATTCATCACTGGAGGCAGCACGGAATAGAGAACAGCCACCACGAGATCCAGAGCTGACGGAGAGCTGGAGATGGGTTTCATGTAGGCAAAgacaccagtagaaacaaacatGGAAATTACGATGAGGTGAGGAAGGCATGTGGAGAAGGTTTTATGTCGGCCCTGCTCAGAGGGGATTCTCAATACCATGGTCAAGATCTGAACATATGtcacaattataaaaacaaagcaacttACGGTTAAACACACACCAAATCCAATAACCCCAACTTCACTGAGGTACGAGTTAGAGCAGGCGAGCTTGAGTAGCTGGGGgatttcacagaagaactgaTCCACCATGTTGCCTCCACAGAAGGTTATCGAAAACGTGTTCCCGGTATGCAATGAAGCAAAGAGAATTACACTGATCCAGACACTGGCTGCCATTTGGACACAAGCTCTCCTGTTCATTATAGTCTCATAGTGCAGTGGTTTGCAGATGGCGACATATCGATCGTACGCCATGATGGTGAGTAAGACAAAGTCGGCTTCAGCAAAGAAGATGAGGAAAAAGACTTGGGCGACACATCCAGAATAGGAAATGGACCTGGTGTTCATAAGGGAATTGGCCATAGATTTGGGGATGGTGACAGAGATGGAGCCGAGGTCTAGGATGGACAAACtcatcaggaagaagtacatggggatGTGAAGGTGGTGGTCAAGAGCTATGGCTATGATGATGAGAAGGTTCCCTGTCAGGGCTGCCAGGTAAAGCACTAGAAACACCATGAAGTGCAAAATCTGCAGCTCTCgaacatcagagaatcccagGAGAAGGAACTCGGTCACGGTGGTttggttggacattttctttCCTAGTTCATTGTGTGATGGCtgtggagggaaggacaagagcaATGGTCAGGGTTATAGTGAGAGAGGGAATGACTCTGATTCCCCTCTCCATGATTTCTCATGATGTGAATGTCAAAGGGGCACAGCACTTGTCACTTCCATTGACTGGAGTAGTGAGGGCTCCTCACCGCTCACAAACAGAGCACTACTCTGGTGCGTTATCACAGgagtgtaaattggcatcgctcccttaaagtcactggagctgggtcagttttacaccatctgaggatctgggccaagatGTGGCTTGATCAAATGCAGGATGAAAGATGGAACAAAGTACAACCCAAATCCAACAATCTGAGCCAAAATTATGCCCCTATTGCTACAGACAGCAGGCTCACAACTTGGCCAACTCAACTAAAATACTGAAATGCCAGCACAGTCTGATTCCCACTTAACAGAAATACAGCACAGAATCACCCAGCTTCCCGCATGGCAGCTTTTCTGTGATGATTCCACCCCAACATCCCACATGCCGCCTGATGCCTACTTACACATTGATTTATGGCACCAGATCCCAGCTGCACTCCCATTGCTGGGTGACAATGGGCTGGTCGAATCGCTCAGTTGCTGCTTGGTTGTGTGGTTCCCCTCTGtgactttatttctgtgctgtgTGAGTCAGGAGACTTCGGTTCTAGTCTTGCCTCTTTCACTTTGTGACCATGGAGCAGTCACTGTtgcctctctttcctccccttccctttgtctgtcttgtgtacTTTGAATGTGAACTCTTTTGGGGATGGATTGTGTCTTCCTATGTGCATGTTCTGTGCACATGTTGACAGTATTTTTGTTTAGCAGGCAACAGTGAGGAACAGAGGTTATGATGGTAGAagtggagatctgggttcttgTTCCATCAACCTCCTGACTGTCCTTGGGTAGGATCAAAATAGACGGGCTTTGTCTGGGAGTTTCGACTCTCAGGACTTTAGTTTAGAGAGGTTAGTATGTTTAAAACACATTCTCTGGGCTACCAACTTTGCTACTTATTCAGTTTTACCATCCTGCAGCTACCCCTTTGAAACAGACAAACACGGTTGCAATAGAGGGAATGGGGTTGGAAATTATGGTGTTATTGGGCAATATTCATGTTCCCCACCCTGGCTTAAAGCTAAGTTTCCAGTTAGGAGAAGTCAGACAATTTCcactttatttcaaaggaaaattcagttttcagttgAATATATTTACATGGAAAGTCTCCGATAtccataaaaaaatcaaaactttttttgattATGCCTAAAAATTTTCAGGTTCCAacagtttttggctgaaactatttggTTCTCACAACCTCAATGAAAAGtctggtggaaaaaaaaatcgGATCATCTCTAGATGTCTGCATAATTTGATAGTAAAAGTCTTCAAGAGTTCTAATTGCAATTCATATTTCTGATATTAAATTTGCCCCATATATTAATACTCTAACATATTTAATTGAAATAGAAAACTTACTTTGTTGGTCTTTATTCCAATTTGCGATGCATTTGATCTAACTGTGTTAGGAATCATTGGTcattatctaatctaatctaatctttcTATCTATTCACCCACTGCCAGGATTgtttggttctctctctctctctcatgcaccaCCACTGTATTATCCACCAGCTGTTGTCGCATCGCTTCGCTGGATGTCCTGAGTTGCAGGGGGTCTCTCTGCAGTTCCTAGCACAGATGGGtcctccctgcttccctcctaggGCAGGCTTGGGTGAAAGGTGATGGACTAAATGGGATCAGGGACTGAAAGACACTCCCAGCTCTAGAGCTGATCCTGGTTTGTGCCAGCTTCAGACAAGGTCACAGCCCAAGATATCCCTGCTCTGGAGCTAAATAGCTGAATCTGATCTCCAGGGCTgtgagcccagctctgctctcaccTCAGGAGCAAAGCATCCTGACAATCTGCCCTAGTTGACCCTAACCCCCCAGAGGGGGAACAGCACCTGCCCTGCATCTCACATGATGACAGCATCTCTTGAAGGACCTTTAGCTAAAAATAAGGCAGGGCTGGATCACAAAGGGGGTCCCCACAGGATGGCAAAATAAAACATATATTTGTAGCACAGACATGGGCTCTACAATAGCTAAGAGCCTCTTGGCACCAGAGTCTCAGCTGGCCTGGAATAGCCTTTTCCTTCATTAGCTCCACATAGTCACCTCTAGGGGAGCAGAGGTGTTTTTCTCCTGCATTGCACCAGCAGCTCTTGGGATGCAGCCACCAGAGGAACCCACAGCTCAGGCTGCCCTGGCTGCTTGAAGTTCCTCACTGAGAGACAAACACTAAAAATTAAGGACCAGGTCCTGAACTGATGTAAACTGACacactttcactgacttcagagtaGCGTGGGCTATTTACACGACTTGGGGATCTGACTCATTGACTTCCAGGGAGCTACAtccgtttacaccagctggggatctggctcatTACACAGTTTCCAACCCACATCCTTTGCCTGTGAAACTGAACCAAAGAAGAATCAAACATTCGTAACCAGTCTCCTCTTTCCCAGCTCTTTGTCCACTGGGATGAATTACAAGTATAACTTGTAAGGGTGACAGAGCGATTCATTCCCACTTGGGACAGAACTGGGGACAGTGTTGTGGAGATTTTCTGCATCTGATCTTCAACTTTTATTGGGATGAATAGCCCaggtctttccttttctttctttctttcttgctttctttcttgcttgctttcttgctttctcagtagtaacatttttttcctttcggcagacaacattaaaataaaaagctccTTTGGCTGTAGatgcactgtttaaaaatgtgtaatttacACGAGACATTCATGTTAGAGAAACTGATGAAATACAAAGAGCCAGAGAGTAGAAATCAGCCCGAGACCTATTGGAATCTGTGGTTCCGATCCTCAGCAAGTTCAAATCAGGGTAGCTCCACTGGAGTGAATGGGTCAATGCCCCAGTTTTTGTAAATCACCTCTAGCTGCCTTGGACTCAAAGAGTCCAGATCCCCAAACAGCTGTTGTGTaaatcagccccagccccactgaagtcagttagaCCAGTTCCTCAGCCAATGTAAATTGGCAGAGTGCTATGGAACTTGGCCAGGTTACATGAGTTAAATATCTGTGCCATGATGTCTAGTTTTTTCTTTGTTCCTGTCTCTGAGATTCTCATTGCTGAACATCACAATCCCATCTCAATGCTCCTGGAATATTCCAATAGCAGGGTTCATAGAAAGCTGCAAGATGGGTACCCAACCAGTAAATGAACTGATGAATATTATTACCATCACAGCAACGCCCTTCTAGTTAAGGTTGCACCATGACTTCTGTTTAAAGGTcctcctttcttttaaaaaaaaggaaaaaacagaagacaagCTTAGTCAGATTCTTTTGAAATTTAATGTGCCTTAGGAGGGTGCAGGGTAGGATTAGTGACCTAAATGTGGGGTCATTTGAGTGAAGGGTTGTGGAGATATGAGCCCAGTTACAAGTTTctaggttttgtttattttgctcaaagctagagatcaaactattgaCGTGAGGCAGGTCAAACTGGTCTCAATCTGTCTCATTTTACCCAAGGTAGTGCACGGCCCCCACTAAATCTTGGGAGACCCGAAATGAGAATGGAATTTAAGAAAGTCTGCGTGTTGGATTGTGCGCTTGTGCCAATGCAGAAGGAGGGCTAGAGGATTTCCATTCCCGCCATTTTGTATGGTTTAAAGCTCAGTTTCTGGAAGTGCACTAGAAGCTGAATGGTTACTCAGATAGCTTTGAAATTCGGGTGCCTCAGGCAGGCCTGGGTAGCATTCGAGTTCCAAATTTGTTGTCATTTGACCAAGGGCTTCCGGAGTTATAAGCCCCTCCATAACTTCcagtttccttctgctgccttgtaTTGTTAAACTGCGAGGTACGAATGACGGGATCAATCACAGACTTCATTGAGATTGATGGCTGTGAATTcatccttcaattaacataactaacAATAAATTAACCAAAAGCCCCCACcttaagctttgtctacactaccagtttTGTCAGTCgggatgtgaaaaaaccaccccgaccgacaaaagttttacagaCACAAGCGGTAAAGGTAGTAAGATCCGAAGGGTAGACACAGCGGTAAAGGTAAAagctgtaaggtccatagtgtcGAAATGGCCTGACTCTGTTGAGTCACTCACTGGGTGAGTAAGAGGAGAAACAGCTCCATTTCCTCGACTAGAGTTACTCTTTATTTACACCAGGCTGAGGGCGAGAA
This genomic interval from Caretta caretta isolate rCarCar2 chromosome 14, rCarCar1.hap1, whole genome shotgun sequence contains the following:
- the LOC125621842 gene encoding olfactory receptor 14A16-like; this translates as MSNQTTVTEFLLLGFSDVRELQILHFMVFLVLYLAALTGNLLIIIAIALDHHLHIPMYFFLMSLSILDLGSISVTIPKSMANSLMNTRSISYSGCVAQVFFLIFFAEADFVLLTIMAYDRYVAICKPLHYETIMNRRACVQMAASVWISVILFASLHTGNTFSITFCGGNMVDQFFCEIPQLLKLACSNSYLSEVGVIGFGVCLTVSCFVFIIVTYVQILTMVLRIPSEQGRHKTFSTCLPHLIVISMFVSTGVFAYMKPISSSPSALDLVVAVLYSVLPPVMNPIIYSIRNKEIKASLRKLTGWRLFNKNKMSVFL